In a single window of the Niabella ginsenosidivorans genome:
- a CDS encoding polysaccharide pyruvyl transferase family protein, which yields MYRRRTFIKNIGIGGLAMLLPFEALSQKKNSIIILRSSWQTVNIGDVGHTPGVIALLEKYLPDAQVLLWPTDVGKGVEQMLIRRFPKLIILKTEADQDDAIDRADFFLHGSGPSLTGRKELTKWTSRTNKPYGIYGITYPGNYAFPADRDKYDPADIPLMSKARFCYFRDSVSLTYAKSKGVNCPEMGFCPDGAFAIDLRDDTSAQSFLNAHNLQPGKFVCVIPQYRFSPWWEIPEKKLKVDSIKANYNLKYKEHDNAPIREAMIAVARQTDIKLLIVPENETQVRIGKEMLYDPLPGDVKAKTVWRDHYWMTDEAVSTYAMSAGLFGLEMHSPIFCIDVGVPAIVCHFDEQTSKGYMWKDIGLGQWLFDMDKPKDVARITPAVLDMIKNPKAAHAKVVAAQRFVKKRQEETMCVLKQNII from the coding sequence ATGTATAGAAGACGTACATTTATAAAAAATATAGGTATTGGGGGGCTCGCGATGCTACTTCCGTTTGAAGCACTTTCTCAAAAAAAGAACAGCATTATCATCCTTCGATCATCATGGCAAACTGTCAATATAGGCGATGTTGGTCACACGCCGGGCGTTATTGCTCTTTTAGAGAAATACCTTCCTGATGCTCAGGTTTTACTATGGCCTACAGACGTCGGAAAAGGCGTAGAACAAATGCTAATTCGTCGGTTTCCGAAACTGATCATCTTGAAAACCGAAGCTGATCAGGATGATGCCATTGACCGTGCCGATTTCTTTTTGCATGGTTCGGGTCCATCACTCACTGGGAGAAAAGAACTAACTAAATGGACCAGCCGAACTAATAAACCTTACGGTATTTATGGAATTACTTATCCTGGTAACTATGCATTTCCTGCCGATAGGGATAAATATGATCCTGCCGATATTCCGCTGATGAGCAAGGCCAGATTTTGCTACTTTCGCGATTCAGTATCGCTTACCTACGCTAAAAGCAAAGGTGTCAATTGTCCGGAAATGGGCTTTTGCCCAGATGGTGCTTTTGCTATAGATTTACGCGACGACACTTCAGCTCAAAGTTTCCTGAACGCCCACAACTTGCAGCCCGGAAAATTTGTATGTGTTATACCGCAATATCGTTTTTCACCCTGGTGGGAAATACCCGAAAAGAAACTAAAGGTAGATTCGATAAAAGCGAATTACAATCTGAAATACAAAGAGCATGACAATGCCCCCATCCGCGAGGCTATGATTGCGGTAGCCAGACAAACAGACATAAAACTGCTCATTGTTCCCGAAAATGAAACACAAGTAAGGATAGGGAAAGAGATGCTTTATGACCCATTGCCGGGCGATGTGAAAGCCAAAACAGTTTGGCGTGATCATTACTGGATGACAGATGAAGCCGTAAGCACCTATGCTATGTCGGCCGGGTTATTCGGGTTGGAAATGCATTCTCCAATTTTCTGTATTGATGTTGGTGTACCAGCCATTGTTTGCCATTTTGACGAGCAAACCAGCAAAGGCTATATGTGGAAAGACATCGGGCTTGGCCAGTGGCTGTTTGATATGGATAAGCCGAAAGATGTAGCCCGTATTACGCCTGCCGTGTTGGATATGATAAAAAATCCAAAGGCGGCTCATGCCAAAGTAGTCGCTGCGCAGCGCTTTGTAAAAAAACGGCAGGAAGAGACTATGTGTGTATTAAAACAAAATATCATTTAA
- a CDS encoding alginate lyase family protein — MSKIFINLLTATCCILFIGSSFGQTKSNEPNCVTFSYNDLLAIRKSINARKSEYLPSYKHLLANADRLLKTKPEKVTDGDLPPTGDVHDYYTIGKFSWRNPNTPNGMPYIRGDGKYNEEAFGDRFDLSRFDKTVSNINTLALAWFYSGNEKYASKARELLRIWFIDPETRMNPNMKCASALPGVYDGMALGIIFTVSLIEMTDHVQLLRLSKSWDNSSDNDLRKWFADYNAWLKTSDFGKEEKAGKNNHGTWYSAQIISYSLFSGTSDDIDKEFDLAKEKLSSQVMPNGDLPLETKRVEGFHYFIYGLKAFNVLANGLQKFGYDLWAYQTPDHKTLALPYKFIIPYITGEKAWTTGGVIEVKATEQILMLKQASEKYDLPEIKKAIGHLNAAMKPNDIGRLYIYQ; from the coding sequence ATGAGTAAAATTTTTATAAACCTGCTAACAGCAACCTGCTGTATCCTATTTATTGGATCTTCTTTCGGCCAGACAAAAAGCAATGAGCCAAATTGTGTTACTTTTAGCTATAATGATTTGTTAGCTATTCGGAAAAGCATTAACGCCCGAAAATCTGAATATCTGCCTTCCTACAAGCATTTGCTGGCTAATGCCGATCGGTTACTTAAAACAAAACCCGAAAAGGTAACTGATGGTGATCTGCCTCCTACGGGAGACGTGCATGATTATTATACGATTGGTAAGTTTTCATGGCGTAATCCAAATACTCCGAACGGCATGCCTTATATACGTGGTGATGGCAAATATAATGAGGAAGCTTTTGGTGACAGGTTTGATCTCAGCCGCTTCGACAAAACGGTGAGCAATATTAATACACTCGCGTTGGCTTGGTTTTATTCTGGTAATGAAAAATATGCCTCCAAAGCCCGTGAATTGTTAAGAATATGGTTTATAGATCCGGAAACACGAATGAACCCTAATATGAAGTGTGCTTCTGCATTGCCGGGTGTTTATGATGGTATGGCGCTCGGGATCATTTTCACAGTATCATTAATTGAGATGACCGATCATGTACAGTTGCTCCGCTTATCAAAATCATGGGATAATAGCTCCGACAATGATTTAAGAAAATGGTTTGCCGATTATAATGCTTGGCTCAAAACAAGCGATTTTGGAAAAGAAGAAAAGGCGGGAAAAAACAATCACGGTACTTGGTATTCAGCACAAATTATTTCTTATAGTTTGTTTAGCGGCACTAGTGATGACATAGACAAAGAGTTCGACCTTGCCAAAGAGAAACTCAGCTCACAGGTGATGCCGAATGGTGATTTACCGCTGGAAACAAAACGGGTTGAAGGGTTTCACTATTTTATTTATGGCCTTAAGGCGTTTAATGTGCTGGCAAACGGGTTACAAAAATTTGGGTATGATTTATGGGCATATCAAACGCCGGATCATAAAACCCTGGCACTGCCATATAAGTTTATCATTCCTTATATCACCGGTGAAAAGGCCTGGACTACTGGTGGTGTAATTGAAGTAAAAGCCACTGAACAAATACTTATGTTGAAACAGGCATCAGAAAAGTATGATCTGCCTGAAATTAAAAAAGCCATCGGTCATCTGAATGCTGCTATGAAGCCAAACGATATTGGCCGACTCTACATTTATCAATAA
- a CDS encoding heparinase II/III family protein — protein MQKTHFNPKGQNKWFLAAKTAVLFVTLVCQSWILTAQKAPFPIRAVDEQWVREIERLLPDKPMGLGDPCSKRAVWDKLRQSGKYDHFLQQMEHYSFPPFSKEDYFSLSDGSASSSARGLGMMRKRAEGLSKLTWAECLENKNRYTSMIEEGLRSILDQKSWVSPRSDYGFKNYKGIAYSVELTSSLYAHTIAQTLYLMGAKIDPQLKTAAINALQKRIFEPVLNKISTQNTDNENSFLIATNNWNHVCLAGLVGAALAAIEDKHERAVFVAIGAYYANNGLAGFGSDGYCTEGIGYYNYGFGHYILLRECIWQATGGKIDLLATPKVQKIACYGPHLQIMNGVYPAISDSREGAKPDSGILTYLSRNLGLGLEPYDTLTYEGKTNDIRNDIMMVFPNSASLCQPQQQKRSQQQLIRSFFDSTGVLICRPVPGSSCVVGVAFKGGNNSESHNHNDVGSFTIAQADQIMVGDPGAIPYTANIFTPAYRYTYKTIGSFGHPVPLVAGTQQQAGAGARSATIHTAFSPKKDEMTLDITSAYNVPELKTLKRTMDYNRTEKGSVTFTDHFEFTRPKAFETVISTRSTWNQVSKNTLLLTREKEKMLVTFSSPGNNLSLRSEEISEGGMPYSRIGIYIDKPVKSGQIMITYKPAN, from the coding sequence ATGCAAAAAACACATTTCAATCCAAAGGGTCAAAACAAGTGGTTTCTGGCCGCAAAAACAGCAGTACTTTTCGTTACACTTGTTTGCCAGAGCTGGATCCTGACTGCACAGAAAGCGCCCTTTCCGATCAGGGCTGTGGATGAACAATGGGTACGGGAAATTGAGCGCTTACTCCCCGATAAACCCATGGGCCTGGGTGACCCCTGCAGCAAACGTGCCGTTTGGGATAAATTACGGCAGTCGGGTAAGTATGATCATTTTTTACAGCAGATGGAACACTATAGCTTTCCCCCCTTCAGTAAGGAGGACTATTTTTCACTTTCAGATGGCAGCGCTTCGTCTTCTGCAAGAGGACTTGGTATGATGCGTAAAAGGGCTGAAGGCCTGTCGAAACTGACCTGGGCCGAATGCCTTGAAAACAAAAACAGGTATACGAGCATGATAGAAGAGGGCCTGCGTTCCATACTAGATCAAAAGTCGTGGGTATCTCCGCGTAGCGATTATGGGTTTAAAAATTATAAGGGAATTGCCTATTCTGTAGAATTAACTTCTTCTTTGTATGCACATACCATTGCCCAGACACTTTATCTGATGGGTGCTAAAATCGATCCCCAATTGAAAACAGCTGCCATCAATGCATTGCAAAAACGGATTTTTGAGCCTGTGCTTAACAAGATAAGCACTCAAAACACAGATAACGAAAACAGTTTTTTAATTGCCACCAATAACTGGAACCATGTGTGCCTGGCAGGACTTGTGGGCGCCGCACTTGCTGCAATTGAAGACAAGCATGAGCGCGCTGTTTTTGTTGCTATTGGCGCATACTACGCTAATAATGGCTTAGCTGGTTTTGGCAGCGATGGCTACTGTACCGAAGGCATAGGCTACTATAATTATGGATTTGGACATTACATTTTACTCAGGGAATGTATATGGCAGGCTACGGGTGGTAAGATAGACCTGCTGGCCACTCCCAAAGTGCAAAAGATCGCCTGTTATGGGCCACATCTTCAAATCATGAATGGCGTTTATCCGGCGATCTCTGACAGCCGTGAGGGAGCAAAACCCGATTCAGGCATACTCACTTATCTGAGCCGTAACCTGGGGTTGGGCCTGGAGCCTTACGATACACTAACATATGAAGGGAAAACCAATGATATCCGTAATGATATTATGATGGTCTTTCCCAACTCCGCATCGTTATGTCAGCCACAGCAGCAAAAACGGTCTCAGCAACAGCTCATCCGCTCTTTTTTTGACAGTACCGGAGTGTTGATCTGCCGTCCTGTACCTGGTTCTTCCTGCGTGGTTGGGGTTGCTTTTAAGGGCGGGAATAATTCCGAATCTCATAACCATAACGATGTTGGCTCCTTTACTATTGCACAGGCAGATCAGATCATGGTTGGTGATCCCGGCGCCATTCCCTATACCGCGAATATTTTCACACCCGCGTACAGATACACTTATAAAACGATTGGCTCATTCGGGCACCCTGTTCCCCTGGTTGCGGGCACTCAGCAACAAGCCGGCGCAGGGGCAAGGTCTGCAACGATTCATACTGCTTTCAGCCCTAAAAAAGACGAGATGACCCTTGATATTACCTCCGCCTACAATGTGCCCGAATTAAAAACACTTAAACGCACCATGGATTATAACAGAACAGAAAAAGGCAGTGTTACTTTTACAGATCATTTTGAATTTACACGGCCCAAAGCATTTGAAACTGTTATTTCAACCCGTTCCACATGGAATCAGGTTTCCAAAAATACGTTATTGCTGACAAGAGAAAAGGAAAAAATGCTTGTAACTTTTTCTTCGCCGGGCAACAACCTCTCCCTGCGATCAGAAGAAATTTCAGAAGGCGGCATGCCTTATTCACGCATAGGGATTTACATCGACAAACCTGTAAAATCAGGGCAAATAATGATTACTTACAAACCGGCAAATTGA
- a CDS encoding RagB/SusD family nutrient uptake outer membrane protein — protein sequence MTTKYIAILITALLLTGCSLKEKIFDSAISDNFIQSEDDAFFQLNGVYSFFPTFGSFKSNLPYQIIDGGDDIAVNNATKRLFNERTISSSNIYFTSAWSSFFNTINNANALMETLGKLAPGILSDSYKDRIMGELYFMRAFSYFYLVRLYGGVPIHMQSVQGNSDFYPARNSVEEVYNFIFDDLKKASEKCIPYSQQPAREFGHATKGAAQAMLSLAYLTHANNLDLKGQSGESKAFYQLAENYADSVIQSNEYSLISNYADLWNVDLEKNAYKEVIFAIQFTRDATAASASSRGSELAYYLQPTTRFNICGNPTDGAGGGTTRLQPWFVQMYKEGEYANDYRSEVSFLTRWSYRGTTRESVAFPEITNSNEIVEQYPYINKYIDPKGLQARNNENDLYIIRLSEVYLIKAEAENELNGPTDGAYAAFNMLRQRARLADGNLRTTPTDLQSGLSKQEFRLAVFNERGLELVGEGHRWFDAIRMRYLDDKRTMEEYRYAEFYPAMAKTAPTYNAATHTWEGGLVQPLNVVSWTPKFLLWPVPSPEIDANPNMTQNTEYGW from the coding sequence ATGACAACGAAATATATAGCTATTCTTATTACAGCATTACTGTTAACTGGCTGTAGTCTTAAGGAGAAGATATTCGATTCTGCCATTTCAGATAATTTTATCCAGTCTGAAGATGATGCTTTCTTCCAGTTAAATGGTGTTTATTCCTTTTTTCCTACTTTCGGCTCCTTTAAATCAAATCTTCCTTATCAGATCATTGACGGAGGCGACGATATTGCTGTTAATAATGCTACCAAAAGATTATTTAATGAAAGAACCATCAGTTCCTCTAATATTTATTTTACAAGCGCTTGGTCTTCCTTTTTCAATACCATTAATAATGCCAATGCCTTAATGGAAACATTAGGAAAACTTGCGCCGGGCATCCTCTCTGATAGTTACAAAGACCGGATCATGGGAGAGTTGTATTTTATGAGGGCCTTTTCCTATTTCTATCTTGTACGTTTGTATGGAGGAGTGCCAATACACATGCAATCAGTACAGGGTAATTCTGATTTTTACCCGGCCAGGAATTCCGTTGAAGAAGTATATAATTTCATTTTCGACGACCTTAAGAAGGCTTCTGAAAAATGTATTCCCTATAGTCAGCAACCTGCAAGGGAATTCGGTCATGCCACAAAGGGTGCCGCCCAGGCAATGTTATCATTAGCGTACCTGACCCATGCCAATAACCTTGATCTGAAAGGGCAAAGCGGGGAGTCGAAAGCGTTCTACCAGCTTGCGGAGAACTATGCTGATAGTGTGATCCAGTCAAATGAATACTCGCTCATCAGTAATTATGCGGATTTGTGGAATGTAGACCTGGAAAAGAATGCATATAAGGAGGTCATCTTCGCTATCCAGTTTACCCGTGATGCAACTGCTGCCAGTGCAAGCTCCAGAGGTAGCGAACTTGCTTATTATTTGCAGCCCACGACCCGCTTTAATATCTGTGGTAACCCAACGGATGGTGCAGGAGGAGGAACCACCCGCCTTCAACCCTGGTTCGTTCAAATGTATAAAGAGGGCGAATATGCAAACGATTACAGGTCGGAAGTTTCTTTTTTAACCAGGTGGAGCTATAGAGGTACAACCCGGGAATCGGTTGCGTTTCCTGAAATAACCAACTCCAATGAGATAGTGGAGCAATACCCATATATAAATAAGTATATTGACCCAAAGGGTTTACAGGCCAGGAACAACGAAAATGATCTTTATATTATCCGCCTGTCTGAAGTTTATTTAATAAAGGCAGAAGCAGAGAATGAATTGAACGGGCCAACTGACGGTGCCTATGCTGCATTTAATATGCTCCGGCAACGGGCTCGTCTGGCCGATGGGAATCTCCGTACCACTCCTACCGATCTGCAGTCGGGTTTATCCAAACAGGAATTCAGGCTTGCGGTATTTAATGAACGGGGGCTTGAACTTGTTGGTGAAGGGCACCGGTGGTTTGATGCAATAAGGATGAGATACCTGGACGATAAGCGGACGATGGAAGAGTACCGTTATGCTGAATTCTATCCGGCCATGGCTAAAACAGCACCCACTTACAATGCGGCTACACATACATGGGAAGGAGGCCTTGTTCAACCGTTAAATGTGGTCAGCTGGACGCCTAAATTTTTACTCTGGCCAGTACCCAGTCCGGAAATTGATGCCAATCCCAATATGACGCAAAACACAGAATACGGCTGGTGA
- a CDS encoding SusC/RagA family TonB-linked outer membrane protein, protein MGNTMSGATIAIEKRGISIVTNSNGYADIDLKIGDIVRISYVGYKTSIIVISQTILDSGQLNVSLKLNDAGNKMDELVIIGYGSVRKSDLTGSVAKVTLDDPSEKPATSIEQLLQGRAAGVQITSNTGAPGGGITFSIRGVTSISGSNQPLIVIDGYPIDSDNGSVKVSSGSQSSYLDQLPDDNALANIDPADIESVEILKDASATAIYGSRASNGVVLITTKHGKTGRDRLSYNARFDISSLPKKIDVLNTNEYLSYSNEAYLNSGQDSVFKSDAIARYDSVNTNWQDLIYRPAYSQSHQLSLSGGSDKFKYAVSAGYLGQQGIVKNSRYDRGSLLINLDREISKRFKFGVSLNGSISKNKAAMQSSDRSDPSTSVVYGALLSRPFDSPLTADDQIDQTQIGNPLTIIELADDQNRVTTVLANMYLNYTLAPGLDFKVNGGVNTRNSRRDFYMPRGTTLGNLEGGYAYLGESSSFNYLTEYTLNYNRTINKKHRINAVGGYTWQQWTRKAFNINVLNFPNDNMSYYDLSSGSSISNPKTSTTQWGLASFIGRANYSFDNRYLATFTAREDGSTRLAEGNKWKFFPSIALGWNVSNEKFMRNARSITSLKLRGSYGLSGNQAVPVGATQARLTSTGSVANEGIQIGYVLENMANNTLHWELTKQQNIGLDMTLFRNRITFGFDYYKKRTDGLLIGLTIPPSNGFTQYNTNQGTVENKGYEFDLGAKILTRGLKWDVSGNISFNRNKIISLGPGVNSFTGPAFTAVGGQALNIFEVGYPIGSFYGYRIIGIYQNQEEVDKSPQDPSNNKPGSFKFKDISGPNGVPDGVISADDREIIGNPYPNFIFGLTNNLDWKSFSLSFLVLGNIGQDVINANRYTMDALARGSQANVRKEAYEGRWTGEGTSNTYPQATTSASPFSNRFTDFIVEDASFVRLKYVTLSYTFENNKIKFARNLKFYLTGSNLLTLTHYKGYDPEINSHGDNSMTPGIDNGSIPQYRSLSIGMNVGF, encoded by the coding sequence TTGGGAAATACAATGTCCGGGGCCACAATTGCTATTGAAAAAAGGGGGATTTCGATTGTAACTAATAGTAATGGGTATGCAGACATAGATCTGAAAATAGGAGACATTGTTAGGATTTCCTATGTAGGATATAAAACCAGTATAATAGTTATTTCCCAAACAATACTCGATAGTGGGCAGTTAAATGTTTCATTAAAATTAAATGATGCTGGAAATAAAATGGACGAGCTTGTCATCATTGGTTACGGTTCAGTGCGAAAGAGCGACCTTACTGGTTCAGTTGCGAAAGTAACCTTAGACGATCCTTCAGAAAAGCCTGCAACGTCCATTGAACAACTACTTCAAGGGCGGGCGGCAGGAGTGCAAATTACATCCAATACCGGTGCTCCAGGCGGTGGAATTACCTTTTCAATTCGTGGAGTAACCTCTATTAGCGGATCAAATCAACCGTTAATCGTTATCGATGGGTACCCTATTGATTCAGACAATGGGTCTGTTAAAGTTTCTTCCGGAAGCCAGTCATCGTATCTGGATCAATTGCCAGACGACAATGCACTGGCGAACATTGATCCTGCCGACATAGAATCAGTTGAAATTTTAAAAGATGCCTCTGCTACTGCTATTTACGGATCACGGGCTTCCAACGGTGTTGTTCTGATAACAACAAAACACGGAAAAACGGGTCGGGACCGCCTTTCCTATAATGCCCGGTTTGATATAAGCTCGCTCCCTAAAAAGATTGATGTGCTTAACACCAATGAGTATCTCAGCTATTCAAATGAGGCCTATTTAAACAGCGGGCAGGATTCTGTCTTCAAATCAGACGCTATAGCCAGGTATGACAGTGTGAATACAAACTGGCAGGATCTGATCTATCGACCTGCTTATAGCCAAAGCCATCAATTAAGCTTATCAGGCGGATCCGATAAGTTCAAATATGCTGTAAGCGCAGGATACCTAGGGCAACAGGGAATTGTAAAGAATTCACGGTATGACAGGGGCTCCCTGCTTATTAATTTAGACCGGGAAATAAGCAAACGGTTCAAGTTTGGTGTTAGCCTCAATGGCTCGATCAGTAAAAACAAAGCAGCCATGCAATCTTCCGACAGAAGCGATCCTTCTACTTCCGTGGTTTATGGTGCATTATTGTCTAGGCCGTTCGATTCCCCGCTGACCGCGGACGACCAAATAGACCAGACCCAGATTGGTAACCCGCTCACGATCATTGAGCTTGCAGATGACCAGAACCGTGTTACCACAGTACTGGCAAATATGTATTTGAATTATACACTGGCCCCGGGTTTGGATTTTAAAGTAAACGGAGGGGTCAATACCAGGAATTCTCGTCGTGACTTTTATATGCCAAGAGGTACAACATTGGGTAATCTGGAAGGAGGATATGCCTATCTTGGAGAGAGCAGCTCTTTCAATTATCTGACAGAATATACTTTAAACTATAACAGAACAATTAATAAAAAACACCGGATAAATGCGGTGGGAGGATACACCTGGCAACAATGGACCCGTAAAGCTTTTAATATTAATGTGCTCAATTTTCCCAACGATAATATGTCTTATTATGACTTGAGTAGCGGATCTTCTATCAGCAATCCGAAAACCAGCACCACACAATGGGGACTTGCCTCTTTTATCGGTCGCGCCAATTATAGTTTTGATAATCGCTACCTGGCAACTTTTACGGCCAGGGAAGATGGTTCCACCCGTTTAGCCGAAGGCAACAAATGGAAATTTTTCCCTTCTATAGCTCTGGGTTGGAATGTTTCCAATGAAAAATTCATGCGGAACGCCAGATCCATTACTTCACTTAAACTGCGCGGAAGTTATGGCCTTTCAGGCAACCAGGCAGTTCCTGTAGGAGCTACCCAGGCGCGCCTTACCTCCACCGGAAGTGTTGCTAATGAAGGAATACAAATAGGTTACGTTTTGGAAAACATGGCCAATAATACCCTGCATTGGGAGCTTACAAAACAACAGAACATCGGGCTTGATATGACATTATTCAGAAACCGGATCACATTCGGATTTGATTATTATAAAAAACGCACCGATGGTTTATTGATCGGCTTAACGATACCACCCTCAAACGGATTCACGCAATATAATACCAACCAGGGTACCGTTGAAAACAAAGGCTATGAATTTGACCTGGGCGCAAAAATATTGACCAGGGGCCTGAAATGGGATGTATCAGGAAATATTTCTTTCAACCGGAACAAGATCATCAGTTTAGGACCGGGTGTGAACTCATTTACCGGTCCTGCTTTTACTGCAGTAGGAGGCCAGGCTCTGAATATTTTTGAAGTGGGATACCCGATTGGTTCTTTTTACGGTTACCGGATCATAGGTATTTACCAGAACCAGGAAGAAGTTGACAAAAGTCCGCAGGATCCATCCAATAATAAGCCGGGTAGTTTTAAGTTTAAGGATATTAGCGGACCAAATGGTGTACCCGATGGCGTCATTTCTGCTGACGACAGGGAGATCATTGGCAACCCTTACCCCAACTTTATATTTGGGCTGACAAACAACCTGGATTGGAAAAGTTTCAGTTTGTCTTTCCTCGTATTAGGCAATATTGGTCAGGATGTTATTAATGCCAACCGTTATACAATGGATGCGTTAGCCCGTGGTTCACAGGCGAATGTCCGTAAAGAGGCTTATGAGGGCAGATGGACCGGGGAAGGTACCAGTAATACATACCCCCAGGCCACTACGTCTGCTTCTCCCTTCAGCAACCGGTTTACAGATTTTATTGTTGAAGATGCCTCATTTGTGCGGTTAAAATATGTTACTCTCTCCTATACATTTGAAAACAACAAAATAAAATTTGCCCGGAATCTGAAGTTTTATCTAACGGGCAGTAATCTTCTCACGCTTACACACTATAAAGGTTATGATCCTGAAATAAACAGTCATGGAGATAATTCAATGACTCCCGGGATTGATAACGGCTCCATACCCCAATACAGAAGCCTTTCAATAGGTATGAATGTCGGCTTTTAA
- a CDS encoding FecR family protein, with translation MQQHQSLEAQLLERYIQGIATSEETAELFAWLRENAPDSITGLEQIMGKNYAEALARPDSLSQDKSSLILAALFDKINRKEALSKREFTLPRRRSRRIWYSVAAAIFVILLGGYWFFQNPKQQNSPLTDNRDQKDIAAPSTNRAMITLDDGSQVFLDSADNGQLAQLGNVILVKLANGQIAYKTADGQILKELQYNTLTNPRGSKVIDMQLSDGSHVWLNAGSSITYPVVFVGNERKVELKGEGYFEVAKNPNKKFIVTSNGVNTEVLGTHFNVNAYEDESDIKVTLLEGSVKVSNRQREGMLKPGQQATLGRMRFDIQLSSPNIDQVMAWKYGFLTFNDICFEEIMKKIERWYDVKVLYSGHIPNIKLEGDLNQNTSLNGTLEALRLQGARLRLDGRTLIVD, from the coding sequence ATGCAGCAACATCAATCTCTTGAAGCTCAATTGCTCGAACGCTATATACAAGGCATTGCCACTTCGGAAGAAACAGCCGAACTGTTTGCTTGGTTACGTGAAAATGCGCCCGATTCAATCACCGGACTGGAACAGATCATGGGCAAAAACTATGCTGAAGCTTTGGCGCGTCCCGACAGTTTAAGCCAGGATAAAAGCTCCCTGATATTGGCAGCGTTGTTCGACAAAATTAACAGGAAAGAGGCTCTTTCAAAGCGGGAATTTACGCTTCCTCGCCGCAGGAGCAGGCGGATTTGGTATAGTGTCGCCGCCGCAATTTTTGTAATTCTGCTTGGTGGTTACTGGTTTTTTCAAAACCCGAAGCAGCAGAATTCGCCGTTAACAGACAATAGAGACCAGAAAGACATTGCTGCTCCTTCCACCAACCGCGCCATGATCACGCTGGACGACGGCAGCCAGGTATTTTTAGACAGTGCAGACAATGGACAATTAGCACAATTAGGAAATGTAATACTTGTAAAGCTTGCTAACGGGCAAATTGCTTATAAAACCGCTGACGGGCAAATTTTAAAAGAACTGCAATACAACACGTTAACTAACCCACGGGGAAGCAAAGTAATAGATATGCAGTTATCTGATGGCTCTCATGTTTGGTTGAATGCCGGAAGTTCCATCACTTACCCGGTAGTATTTGTAGGTAATGAAAGAAAAGTAGAATTGAAGGGGGAAGGTTATTTTGAGGTAGCAAAGAATCCGAATAAAAAATTCATTGTAACGTCCAATGGAGTAAATACAGAGGTTTTGGGCACCCATTTTAATGTTAACGCCTATGAAGATGAAAGTGATATTAAAGTAACGTTGTTAGAGGGTTCAGTAAAAGTAAGTAATAGACAGAGGGAAGGAATGCTAAAGCCTGGGCAACAAGCAACGTTAGGAAGAATGAGATTTGATATACAGTTAAGTTCGCCTAATATTGACCAGGTTATGGCTTGGAAATACGGCTTTTTGACCTTTAATGATATTTGTTTTGAAGAGATTATGAAAAAAATAGAAAGATGGTATGATGTAAAAGTTCTCTACTCTGGTCATATTCCAAATATTAAGCTTGAGGGAGATCTAAATCAAAATACCTCTTTAAATGGCACATTAGAGGCGTTGAGATTACAGGGAGCTCGTTTGAGGCTGGATGGAAGAACTCTAATCGTTGATTAG
- a CDS encoding RNA polymerase sigma factor, with protein MTQADQHNDLVLLKEIAEGDQQAFTMLYKRHHQGIYNFLLSIVKIPETAEDLLQDVFLKIWEDAKQLNVATSFSAYLYQAARNKAIDALRRIARDPLLVDEVRHRLSSGIYQLTYQEQEWKQYEQLFNKALEALPPQRRQAFRLVRQAGKKYDEAAHLMGISRNTLKQHLSLAVESIRKTLLDEGDIILALMTAILFGVLI; from the coding sequence ATGACGCAAGCCGATCAACATAATGATCTCGTATTATTGAAGGAGATTGCCGAAGGCGATCAGCAGGCTTTTACAATGTTGTACAAGCGACATCACCAGGGCATTTACAATTTCTTATTAAGCATCGTAAAAATTCCCGAGACAGCCGAGGATCTGTTACAGGATGTCTTCCTGAAAATATGGGAAGATGCAAAACAGCTTAATGTTGCAACCTCTTTTTCGGCCTATCTATACCAGGCAGCTCGCAATAAAGCAATTGATGCCCTGCGGCGTATAGCACGCGACCCCCTTCTGGTAGATGAGGTCAGGCACCGGCTCTCTTCTGGCATCTACCAGCTAACCTATCAGGAACAGGAATGGAAGCAATATGAACAGCTTTTCAATAAGGCATTGGAAGCATTACCGCCCCAACGCAGGCAGGCTTTTCGATTGGTCCGGCAGGCGGGAAAAAAGTACGATGAAGCTGCCCACCTGATGGGGATTAGCCGCAATACGCTAAAACAACATTTATCATTAGCAGTAGAATCCATCCGTAAAACGCTGTTGGATGAGGGAGATATCATTCTTGCGTTAATGACAGCCATTCTTTTTGGAGTTTTAATTTAA